The Stieleria sp. JC731 genome has a segment encoding these proteins:
- a CDS encoding DUF1592 domain-containing protein — MKNQPTRASLLLASIVCLMVSGQVFAESKSDIESAGRFLTTYCVDCHTGDDASGERDLESLSLNSDSEDSLILTQEIIDQLTLGAMPPPDADQPDSAQIQRAIEQLTANLRTHRVAKSSTGGQTVLRRLSQREYLETIGDLFDMDMSMFDPTTKFPRDSTVEHLDNIGDSLVMSSYLLEQYLDAADAIVEKAFRERAKPAEQSWHFKGRFPTQPELSIAHRRAFNYRYMCLYDCPLADKPEGAYGSIKEFEHGVPYDGIYEIKVLAQALHHDSPYDPEQLKIDLSEPFRMGIRPGNHEVGELHVVQPIQPLLAETIIDEGDPQWYTLRVFLDRGFTPRFTFENGMNGMRNLHTRFHRIYNNTLPKEARGGAGIVVGRNAMLKHGKMPQIRIHEIAIRGPLIDQWPQQTRDQLLPSGEISEAEVESVIRRFAGRAFRRPVRDDEVDRLLAIYQSRRDQGRSLVDAIKDSYKAALCSPSFLYFHPECEPGTDRLQQHALAERLAYFLTSSMPDERLRSLADDGKLDSETLLAETRRLMAGEKFSRMIEGFTDSWLGLRALGEMPPDRGKFWEYYARGLEVEMKRESQLFLANLIEHDLPLTDCLDADYSFVNRDLAKLYGVESQVKPDDAVRFRQVNFEDAKRGGILGHASVLTVSANGIETSPVIRGVWMLENVLGTPPPPPPDDVPAIDPDVRGAKGIKDLLEKHRTLDTCNQCHRKIDPLGFALECFDPIGQVRYRYPNRTDIDTSGQLPGGKSFEGPAGLKESLLERKEFFARAFTNKLFAYAIGRRMEPSDRWAIDQLLSDLEDQNYPTRTLVERVVASELFTRR; from the coding sequence ATGAAGAACCAACCAACCAGAGCTAGCCTGCTTCTCGCGTCGATCGTCTGCTTGATGGTTTCGGGGCAGGTTTTCGCGGAATCGAAATCGGATATCGAATCGGCTGGCAGATTCTTGACGACTTATTGTGTCGATTGCCATACCGGCGATGACGCCAGCGGTGAACGTGATCTCGAATCGCTTTCATTGAATTCCGATAGCGAAGACTCGTTGATACTAACTCAAGAAATCATCGATCAACTGACGCTCGGTGCGATGCCTCCGCCGGATGCGGACCAACCAGATTCTGCGCAGATACAACGGGCAATCGAACAGCTCACCGCTAACCTGAGAACACATCGCGTTGCGAAGTCCAGTACTGGAGGGCAAACCGTTCTGCGCCGGCTATCGCAGCGTGAGTACTTGGAAACGATTGGAGACTTGTTTGACATGGACATGTCCATGTTCGACCCGACGACAAAGTTTCCGCGTGATAGTACGGTCGAGCATCTGGACAACATCGGTGATTCCTTGGTTATGTCCAGCTACCTGCTGGAGCAATACCTTGATGCTGCGGATGCCATTGTGGAAAAAGCCTTCCGCGAACGGGCCAAACCTGCCGAGCAATCCTGGCATTTCAAAGGTCGCTTCCCGACTCAGCCAGAATTGTCAATCGCGCATCGAAGGGCATTCAACTATCGGTACATGTGTTTGTACGACTGCCCGTTGGCAGATAAGCCAGAAGGCGCGTACGGTTCGATCAAGGAATTTGAACACGGGGTGCCCTATGATGGGATCTACGAAATTAAAGTGCTCGCCCAAGCGTTGCACCACGACAGCCCCTATGACCCGGAACAGTTAAAAATTGATTTGTCGGAACCATTCCGAATGGGGATCCGTCCAGGCAATCACGAAGTTGGTGAGCTACACGTCGTCCAACCGATCCAGCCTTTGTTGGCCGAAACGATTATCGATGAAGGTGATCCACAGTGGTATACGCTTCGCGTTTTTCTTGATCGCGGATTCACACCACGATTCACTTTCGAAAATGGCATGAACGGGATGCGAAATCTACACACCCGTTTTCACCGCATTTACAACAACACGCTGCCAAAAGAAGCTCGTGGCGGAGCCGGTATTGTCGTTGGTCGAAATGCGATGCTGAAACATGGCAAGATGCCGCAAATTCGAATTCATGAAATCGCCATCCGCGGGCCGTTAATCGATCAATGGCCGCAGCAGACTCGAGACCAATTGCTTCCGTCAGGCGAAATTTCTGAAGCGGAAGTCGAGTCAGTGATTCGGCGTTTTGCCGGACGCGCGTTTCGTCGGCCGGTGCGAGATGATGAGGTTGATCGCCTGCTGGCAATTTATCAGTCACGCCGAGATCAAGGACGATCCTTGGTCGATGCGATTAAGGACAGCTACAAAGCCGCGTTGTGCTCTCCTTCGTTTCTGTATTTCCATCCGGAGTGTGAACCGGGAACTGACCGTTTGCAGCAACACGCTCTCGCGGAACGCTTGGCTTACTTTTTGACCAGCTCGATGCCGGATGAACGTTTGCGATCATTGGCCGATGACGGAAAGCTTGATTCAGAAACACTGCTCGCCGAAACTAGGCGTCTTATGGCTGGCGAAAAGTTTTCGCGTATGATTGAAGGCTTTACCGATTCTTGGCTCGGTTTGCGAGCGTTGGGAGAGATGCCTCCGGATCGAGGGAAGTTCTGGGAATACTATGCCCGCGGATTGGAAGTCGAGATGAAGCGGGAATCACAGCTGTTCCTAGCCAATCTGATCGAGCATGATCTTCCGCTGACAGATTGTTTGGATGCCGACTATTCGTTTGTAAACCGTGACTTGGCCAAGCTCTACGGTGTCGAATCCCAAGTCAAACCGGACGACGCGGTTCGATTTCGGCAAGTCAATTTCGAAGACGCGAAGCGAGGCGGAATTCTTGGTCATGCGAGTGTGCTGACTGTCTCGGCCAATGGGATCGAGACCTCGCCAGTGATTCGCGGGGTTTGGATGCTTGAGAACGTTCTCGGCACGCCCCCGCCCCCACCCCCGGATGACGTGCCGGCGATCGATCCGGATGTCCGTGGGGCGAAGGGAATCAAGGATCTGTTGGAAAAACACCGGACACTGGACACCTGCAATCAGTGTCATCGCAAAATCGATCCTCTCGGGTTCGCCTTGGAATGCTTCGATCCGATCGGACAGGTCCGCTATCGCTATCCGAACCGGACCGACATTGATACGTCCGGGCAACTACCTGGGGGCAAGTCCTTTGAAGGTCCCGCAGGGCTAAAAGAATCGCTGTTGGAACGCAAAGAATTCTTTGCAAGGGCGTTTACCAACAAGCTATTTGCGTATGCGATTGGCCGCCGAATGGAGCCCTCGGATCGTTGGGCGATCGACCAGCTGCTGTCGGATCTCGAAGATCAAAATTATCCGACGAGAACGTTGGTTGAGCGTGTTGTTGCCAGCGAACTGTTTACTCGCCGATGA
- a CDS encoding TonB-dependent receptor plug domain-containing protein — translation MMKRISLLAFIAAQAIHPFAFADEPLPPYRTPVTLASALQQDPTTLPEVEVRPGELESNADDSVDSSSDSSASIGNFPAESGQFSSASGSFNSDAPFSESFDSLTDQVFGRSMSNPTGLNSIARNEASLFESTRMGSIVDRDALDRRQATTMYRALQNEVGVMLQQTGNGQLSPFIRGLTGQQVLILVDGIRMNTSILRPGPNQYAATIDPGSIDHIEVIRGAESALWGSDAIGGVINVVTRSADPLRGNYLSPLFTQTYSTAEASSYTRTGFGGWYGATGITGGISYLDVGELDRGGDLGRQPGTDYKQFSGDLKIQRMLTENHLFTFAMQHFEQYDLGRSDRFLPFVLGPASNGSVPTQRPTYFDPQQRDLIYGRLEGLLPDDVPLADTYSVTLSGSRTKEASIVDRYTGNDPSDTISRREIGEFDDLGWGTTVSFGKDLNDYGKLTYGMDYYNESINAERVRIDNPLSPGATPTPTDPQYPDDSKADRVGVYSSWFVPLTDRLDATTSVRYENINVSGTPDFDTIGPTYFQRTYQDWIASIGLGYNLTDDVRLVGGYYEGFRAPTIDDLTANKTFLQNGQSVPLVGNLNVEPEHTKTYEVGLKFNYDRLRLQVTEFWTDFDSFISREVIGGSRFLTNQEAYLNGTELAGQYLLHDNLALYGNFYYTYGTVTTTGDFISRVPPTQGVLGLRMTEPSNNSYIDVFTWMVDRADRYSDSNLGDVRFIAGGTPGYATLNLRTGRSFGACNQHQVSLSLENITDKYFRVLGSGVDGPGFNAVFGYQYSL, via the coding sequence ATGATGAAACGGATTTCATTGCTCGCATTCATCGCGGCCCAGGCAATACACCCCTTTGCTTTCGCGGATGAACCGCTGCCCCCCTATCGTACGCCAGTCACGCTCGCTTCTGCACTACAGCAAGACCCAACCACATTGCCCGAGGTCGAAGTACGTCCCGGCGAACTGGAGTCGAACGCAGATGACTCGGTTGATTCCTCATCCGACAGTTCCGCTTCGATCGGTAACTTTCCGGCGGAGTCCGGACAATTCTCATCCGCCTCGGGAAGCTTCAATAGCGATGCACCGTTCAGCGAATCGTTTGATTCGTTGACCGATCAGGTGTTCGGGCGTTCGATGAGCAATCCGACAGGCCTGAACAGTATCGCCCGCAATGAAGCGAGCCTGTTCGAATCGACTCGGATGGGATCGATCGTCGATCGCGATGCGTTGGATCGACGGCAAGCGACAACGATGTATCGAGCGCTGCAAAACGAAGTCGGCGTGATGTTGCAGCAAACGGGCAACGGACAATTGTCGCCCTTCATCCGAGGGCTCACCGGGCAGCAGGTGCTGATCCTGGTTGACGGCATTCGAATGAATACCAGCATCCTTCGTCCGGGGCCCAACCAATACGCCGCGACAATCGATCCCGGATCCATTGATCATATCGAAGTGATCCGTGGTGCGGAGTCCGCCTTATGGGGAAGCGACGCGATCGGTGGTGTGATCAACGTCGTCACTCGATCTGCGGATCCGCTGCGTGGCAACTACCTCAGCCCGCTCTTCACCCAGACCTACAGCACTGCTGAAGCATCATCGTACACGAGGACCGGTTTTGGTGGCTGGTATGGCGCGACTGGGATTACCGGCGGTATCTCGTATTTGGATGTCGGCGAGCTTGACCGAGGAGGTGACCTCGGTCGCCAGCCCGGGACGGACTACAAACAATTCTCTGGAGACTTGAAGATCCAGCGCATGCTGACAGAGAACCACCTTTTCACGTTCGCGATGCAACACTTCGAGCAATACGATTTGGGGCGCAGTGATCGGTTCTTACCATTCGTGCTTGGCCCGGCTAGCAACGGAAGTGTGCCGACACAGCGTCCGACGTACTTCGATCCGCAACAGCGTGATTTGATTTACGGGCGTTTGGAAGGTCTTCTTCCTGACGATGTGCCCCTCGCCGATACCTACTCGGTCACCCTGTCCGGTTCGCGCACCAAGGAAGCTTCGATCGTCGATCGCTACACGGGAAACGATCCCAGCGACACGATCAGTCGACGTGAAATCGGCGAGTTTGATGACTTGGGTTGGGGCACGACCGTGTCGTTTGGCAAGGATCTAAATGACTATGGAAAGTTGACCTACGGGATGGACTATTACAACGAGTCCATCAATGCCGAACGTGTTCGCATCGATAACCCGCTATCCCCAGGTGCAACGCCGACACCGACCGATCCCCAGTATCCCGACGATTCGAAGGCCGACCGCGTTGGTGTTTATAGTTCCTGGTTCGTTCCCTTGACAGATCGCTTGGACGCGACGACCTCGGTTCGATACGAGAATATCAATGTGTCGGGAACACCAGATTTCGATACGATTGGCCCAACCTACTTTCAGCGCACCTACCAGGATTGGATTGCCAGTATCGGTTTGGGGTACAACCTGACTGACGACGTGCGACTGGTGGGCGGGTACTATGAAGGATTCCGTGCCCCGACAATCGACGATCTGACCGCGAACAAGACCTTCTTGCAAAATGGTCAGTCGGTGCCATTGGTCGGCAACTTGAATGTCGAACCAGAACATACCAAGACATACGAAGTCGGCTTGAAGTTCAACTATGATCGGCTGCGGTTGCAGGTGACTGAGTTCTGGACGGACTTCGATAGTTTCATCTCGCGAGAAGTGATCGGCGGATCACGATTCCTCACCAACCAAGAAGCCTACCTAAACGGGACGGAACTGGCGGGGCAGTACTTGCTTCACGACAACCTCGCGCTCTATGGGAACTTCTACTATACCTATGGAACGGTAACGACGACGGGCGATTTCATCTCTCGCGTGCCACCGACTCAAGGTGTTTTGGGGCTGCGGATGACTGAGCCTTCGAACAATTCGTACATCGACGTCTTTACCTGGATGGTCGATCGTGCGGATCGATATAGCGATTCGAATTTGGGTGACGTTCGCTTTATTGCTGGTGGTACACCTGGCTACGCGACGCTAAACCTGCGAACCGGACGCAGCTTCGGGGCATGCAACCAGCACCAAGTTTCACTGTCGCTTGAAAACATCACTGACAAGTATTTTCGCGTACTCGGAAGCGGTGTCGATGGGCCCGGATTTAACGCCGTGTTCGGATACCAGTACTCACTGTAG
- the dnaE gene encoding DNA polymerase III subunit alpha, translating into MSDLVTESANVRPFVHLHCHSHYSLLDGASDIKRLVNRAVDHGMNALALTDHGNLHGALEFYRTCKGAGINPIIGYEAYIAPGSRFDKGGAGSSKDASYHLTLLAKNRTGFKNLIKLASAASLEGFYFKPRIDKEILETYNEGLICLSGCVSSEFSRAVMKGTDTEEAIQEAMGIASWFKGVFDDRYFIEVMNNGLDIQRMQLEGAVDIANKMGLPLVATSDCHYVNQEDAEAQDIMLCINTGRFRTDTSRMKMENDQFFLRSPDQMYEHFPKMEDAVARSQEIADTVDIDLQLGKYYFPNFECPDELKPIDYLRKLCIEGLMERYEGDDERIVNGELSEEVIARLNRELGVIEKLNYPTYFLIVWDFVIHARNNGISATARGSGVGALVCYALYMSHVCPLRYDLLFERFLDESRTEPPDIDIDFEKERRGEVIEYVKQRYGSDNVCQIGTFGTLAARAAIKDTGRALGIPLARVNQITEMVPDELKITIAKSLEKSADLKQTYDGDPEIRELLDLAMKIEGLARNVGTHAAAVVIADKALSEYVPLTRVPGKQDVITQWSMGDVEASGLLKMDFLGLRNLTMLSRSVILVKQTTGKTIDPLKFPLDDKETYALLQRGETKGVFQLESGGIRDLLTRMKPDCFHDIIATAALYRPGPLEGGMVDDYVNIKHGRQEAEYKHPVLEDILSETNSVMVYQEQVMRILNRLGGVPLAKAYTCIKAISKKKEALINQNQEVFLKGAVESGLAQKDAEDIWNLIVKFAGYGFNKSHSTAYALVAYQTAYLKTHYPVEFMASLLCSDIDGRNFKRKDALIEHMEDCDRMGIEVVPACINHSDADFSVADGRIHFALSAIKSCGGSTAISIEQERKRNGPYKDIFDFCERVDPQACNKSAIETLVKAGAMDCFGAKRSQLFSVIEKAIQAGIAVQADKRSGQASLFGAFEDQEAEQVAPTLPEMDEWPDREKLINEKEVLGYYLDSHPLAEFEPRLATFRTHQTDGLGDIQDRGEVILGGMISSVKIAHTKNPKPGQPSKYANFDLEDMNGAIRCILWPRGFADHGEKVIPDGVVLAKGKLDRRGGGDEANLIIDELIPIDDLDNRYTHGMRIRLDEEKHEAQTLKLLREILRGYPGNQELLFSMRLIEGETVHLKSSMKVHVTPEMRTRVDDLLGSGCYRLMMSKPR; encoded by the coding sequence ATGTCGGATCTTGTCACGGAATCAGCGAACGTTCGACCATTCGTTCACCTTCACTGCCATAGCCACTACAGCTTGCTTGACGGTGCCAGTGACATTAAGCGATTGGTCAATCGCGCCGTCGACCATGGCATGAACGCACTGGCGCTGACCGACCACGGGAACCTTCACGGTGCGCTTGAGTTCTACCGAACGTGTAAAGGGGCGGGCATCAACCCGATCATTGGGTACGAAGCCTACATCGCTCCGGGAAGCCGTTTTGACAAAGGCGGCGCCGGCAGCAGTAAAGATGCGAGCTACCACCTAACACTGCTCGCCAAAAACCGCACCGGTTTTAAGAACCTGATCAAGCTGGCAAGTGCCGCTTCGCTGGAAGGTTTCTACTTCAAACCGCGGATCGATAAAGAGATCCTAGAAACGTACAACGAGGGGCTGATCTGTCTTTCCGGGTGCGTTAGTAGCGAATTCAGCCGTGCGGTCATGAAAGGCACCGACACGGAAGAAGCCATACAAGAGGCGATGGGCATCGCCAGTTGGTTCAAAGGCGTCTTCGATGACCGCTATTTCATCGAAGTGATGAACAACGGTCTGGACATCCAACGCATGCAGTTGGAAGGCGCTGTCGACATCGCAAACAAGATGGGTTTACCGCTCGTCGCGACCAGCGATTGCCACTACGTCAATCAGGAAGACGCGGAAGCACAAGACATCATGTTGTGCATCAACACGGGTCGTTTCCGTACCGATACGTCGCGGATGAAAATGGAGAACGATCAGTTCTTCCTTCGTAGTCCCGATCAAATGTACGAGCACTTCCCCAAGATGGAAGACGCGGTTGCTCGTAGCCAAGAGATCGCTGACACGGTCGATATCGACCTTCAGTTGGGCAAGTACTACTTCCCGAACTTTGAATGCCCCGACGAACTGAAGCCGATCGATTATCTGCGAAAGCTTTGCATCGAAGGCTTGATGGAACGTTATGAAGGCGATGACGAACGAATCGTCAATGGCGAGCTTTCCGAAGAAGTCATCGCGCGACTGAATCGCGAATTGGGCGTCATCGAGAAACTGAATTACCCGACGTACTTTTTGATCGTCTGGGACTTCGTGATCCACGCTCGTAACAACGGTATCTCCGCGACGGCTCGGGGTAGCGGTGTGGGCGCGTTGGTGTGTTATGCGCTCTACATGTCGCACGTCTGCCCGTTGCGATACGACTTGCTGTTTGAGCGGTTTCTTGATGAAAGTCGAACCGAGCCGCCCGATATCGATATCGACTTTGAAAAGGAGCGTCGCGGCGAAGTCATCGAATACGTCAAGCAGCGATACGGTAGCGACAACGTCTGCCAGATCGGAACGTTCGGTACCTTGGCCGCACGTGCGGCGATCAAGGATACCGGTCGAGCCTTAGGCATTCCGCTCGCACGCGTGAACCAGATCACCGAAATGGTTCCCGACGAGCTAAAAATCACGATTGCGAAGTCGCTGGAAAAGAGTGCGGACCTAAAACAGACCTACGACGGCGATCCTGAAATCCGCGAGTTGCTGGACCTCGCGATGAAGATCGAAGGTCTTGCCAGAAACGTCGGAACACACGCCGCTGCGGTTGTGATCGCTGACAAAGCACTATCTGAATACGTGCCTTTGACACGTGTCCCCGGAAAGCAAGACGTGATCACCCAGTGGTCGATGGGTGACGTCGAAGCGAGTGGTCTGTTGAAGATGGACTTCTTGGGGCTTCGTAACCTGACGATGCTCAGCCGGTCGGTGATTTTGGTCAAGCAAACCACCGGCAAAACGATCGACCCTTTGAAGTTCCCGCTCGACGACAAAGAAACCTATGCGTTGCTGCAACGTGGCGAAACGAAAGGTGTATTCCAGCTGGAATCGGGAGGCATTCGAGACCTGCTGACCCGGATGAAGCCTGACTGCTTCCACGACATTATCGCGACCGCCGCGTTGTATCGTCCCGGTCCGCTTGAAGGCGGGATGGTTGATGACTACGTCAACATTAAACACGGTCGTCAGGAAGCCGAATACAAACACCCGGTTCTGGAAGACATCCTGTCGGAAACCAACAGTGTGATGGTTTACCAGGAACAGGTGATGCGGATTCTAAACCGCTTGGGTGGAGTACCGCTCGCTAAAGCGTATACCTGTATCAAGGCGATCAGTAAAAAGAAAGAAGCCCTGATCAACCAGAACCAAGAGGTCTTTCTCAAAGGCGCGGTCGAAAGCGGCCTGGCGCAAAAAGACGCCGAAGACATTTGGAATCTGATCGTCAAGTTCGCCGGCTATGGCTTTAACAAGTCGCACAGTACCGCGTACGCACTTGTCGCCTATCAAACGGCTTACCTCAAAACACACTATCCGGTGGAGTTCATGGCGTCGCTGCTGTGCAGCGATATCGATGGGCGTAACTTCAAGCGAAAAGACGCTCTCATCGAACACATGGAAGACTGTGACCGGATGGGCATCGAAGTCGTTCCGGCGTGTATCAATCATTCCGATGCCGACTTTAGCGTTGCCGACGGGCGAATCCACTTTGCACTCTCGGCGATCAAATCTTGCGGCGGTTCAACCGCGATTTCGATTGAACAAGAACGCAAACGGAACGGCCCTTACAAAGACATCTTTGATTTCTGCGAACGTGTCGATCCCCAAGCTTGTAACAAGTCCGCGATCGAAACGTTGGTCAAAGCAGGTGCGATGGACTGCTTTGGTGCCAAACGAAGCCAGCTTTTCTCGGTGATCGAGAAAGCGATCCAAGCCGGTATCGCCGTCCAAGCGGATAAACGAAGCGGCCAAGCAAGCTTGTTTGGTGCATTTGAAGACCAGGAGGCTGAGCAAGTCGCTCCGACGCTGCCAGAGATGGACGAATGGCCCGATCGTGAAAAGCTGATCAACGAAAAAGAGGTTCTCGGTTACTACCTCGACTCACACCCGCTGGCCGAATTCGAACCTCGACTGGCAACCTTCCGGACTCATCAAACCGACGGTCTTGGCGACATCCAGGATCGTGGCGAAGTCATCTTGGGTGGCATGATCAGTTCCGTCAAAATCGCGCACACCAAGAATCCCAAACCCGGTCAACCGTCCAAGTATGCGAACTTCGACTTGGAAGACATGAACGGAGCGATTCGCTGCATCCTATGGCCGCGTGGTTTTGCTGACCATGGTGAGAAAGTCATTCCCGATGGCGTCGTCTTAGCCAAAGGAAAGCTTGACCGGCGTGGCGGTGGTGACGAAGCCAACCTGATCATCGATGAACTGATCCCGATCGATGATCTGGACAATCGCTATACGCACGGAATGCGGATCCGCCTCGACGAAGAAAAGCACGAAGCGCAAACCTTAAAGCTGCTTCGTGAGATCCTGCGAGGCTACCCCGGCAATCAAGAATTACTCTTTAGTATGCGACTGATCGAAGGTGAAACCGTTCACTTGAAATCAAGCATGAAAGTTCACGTCACGCCAGAAATGCGTACCCGAGTCGACGACTTACTGGGATCAGGCTGCTATCGTTTGATGATGAGCAAACCTCGCTAA
- a CDS encoding DUF1559 domain-containing protein, protein MRRNYPLSASSQFPSPNSRLSRQAFTLVELLVVIAIIGILVGLLLPAVQAAREAARRMSCSNNFKQLGLALHNYHSAYKKLPVYKGGTWSNGSDGTNDRDNRMDLSVWVGITPFMEQQGLWDQISNPNTKLYDSDVRRSPAWPPMGPRTSQASYPPWRTEIPTMRCPSDPGVGIPAFGRTNYATCLGDSAWMMDQGNFQQNNFVLVPISNAVATETISSCRGPFVARRTMRFRDILDGLSNTIFAGEITTDLGDHDKRTIAAIQNESEEIRDEPDHCQHQNYLNPERPSFWSDGSYGTAPTLASLDAGRGFRWASGGTSFTGMNTILPPNKELCLGGDANGDASSMGVAPPSSRHIGGVHVMLGDGSITFLTDSIEAGDIHDTNVWSGGTGHSSVGSQSPYGLWGALGTRASGEVISESLN, encoded by the coding sequence ATGCGCCGCAATTATCCACTCTCAGCATCATCTCAATTTCCCAGCCCCAATTCGCGTTTGTCCCGCCAAGCGTTCACCCTCGTTGAATTGCTGGTGGTCATCGCGATTATTGGAATCTTGGTCGGACTGCTTTTGCCAGCCGTTCAGGCTGCTCGCGAAGCCGCCCGCCGAATGAGTTGCAGCAACAACTTCAAGCAACTCGGATTGGCCCTGCACAACTACCACTCGGCCTACAAAAAGCTGCCCGTTTACAAGGGCGGTACTTGGTCCAACGGATCCGACGGAACCAATGACCGTGACAACCGAATGGACCTGTCGGTGTGGGTCGGCATCACACCGTTCATGGAACAACAAGGCTTGTGGGACCAGATCTCCAATCCCAACACGAAGCTCTATGACTCGGATGTTCGCCGCTCACCAGCATGGCCTCCGATGGGCCCGCGAACATCGCAAGCAAGCTATCCACCTTGGCGGACCGAGATCCCGACCATGCGATGCCCCAGTGATCCTGGTGTGGGAATTCCAGCCTTCGGGCGAACAAACTATGCAACTTGCTTGGGCGATTCGGCATGGATGATGGACCAGGGCAACTTTCAGCAAAACAACTTTGTCCTGGTTCCGATTTCAAATGCCGTCGCGACCGAAACGATTTCCAGTTGTCGTGGGCCATTCGTCGCCCGCCGAACGATGCGTTTCCGGGATATCCTGGATGGATTGTCAAACACGATCTTCGCCGGTGAAATCACGACCGACCTTGGCGACCACGACAAGCGAACGATCGCAGCGATTCAAAACGAATCCGAAGAAATCCGTGACGAACCCGATCATTGCCAACACCAAAACTACTTGAACCCAGAGCGACCATCGTTTTGGTCAGACGGTTCCTATGGGACGGCCCCCACCCTGGCTTCGCTTGATGCGGGCCGTGGATTCCGCTGGGCTTCCGGCGGCACATCCTTCACCGGGATGAACACGATCTTGCCACCCAACAAAGAGCTTTGCCTTGGTGGTGATGCCAACGGCGACGCCTCGTCGATGGGTGTTGCCCCACCGAGTAGCCGCCATATTGGTGGCGTGCATGTGATGCTAGGTGACGGCTCGATCACATTTCTGACCGACTCCATCGAGGCTGGTGACATCCACGACACCAACGTCTGGAGCGGCGGAACGGGACACTCATCGGTGGGCTCTCAAAGCCCCTATGGTTTGTGGGGAGCTTTAGGCACACGTGCTTCCGGCGAAGTGATCAGCGAAAGCCTCAACTAG
- a CDS encoding ZIP family metal transporter — MPPAILLIIYCVLITLASLFGGRLASLLRMTHLRTQMLMSGVGGLMLGIAMLHLLPHGGKILNSHSDAGIGALVGMAGMFLLIRLFHTHDHELPLTTADSEEADSEDDAADDHQHDHHSAHEHHHDHSPNHGHSHDHGHSGCVHQHSHHHHHKGLGWAGLFVGMALHTLVDGVALSSSVLADTSHGAWLGLAGLGTFLAIVLHKPLDAFAITSVMSKQKWSIHAQDIASILFSLACPIGAAAFYVGFDYLTEDPRLLGWGLTVSAGFFIGIALADILPEVAFHDHDRGKLTAMFLIGIATAVIIENLPGHDHASHESPNAAFVAPEARFDPQTVSK, encoded by the coding sequence ATGCCCCCCGCGATCCTGTTGATCATTTACTGCGTGCTCATCACGCTAGCGTCGCTCTTTGGAGGGCGTCTGGCTTCGCTGCTGCGGATGACTCACCTAAGAACTCAGATGCTGATGAGCGGCGTTGGCGGATTGATGCTTGGGATCGCGATGCTGCATTTGCTGCCCCATGGCGGCAAGATCCTAAATTCGCATAGCGACGCAGGAATCGGCGCCTTGGTCGGGATGGCCGGCATGTTTCTGCTGATTCGGCTTTTCCATACGCATGACCACGAATTGCCGCTGACCACAGCGGATTCCGAAGAAGCGGATTCCGAGGATGACGCGGCAGACGATCATCAGCATGATCATCACAGTGCACATGAGCATCACCACGATCATTCGCCCAATCATGGTCATTCGCACGATCATGGTCACAGCGGCTGCGTCCATCAGCACAGCCACCATCACCACCACAAGGGTCTGGGCTGGGCCGGACTGTTCGTCGGAATGGCCCTTCACACCCTGGTTGATGGAGTCGCGCTCTCGAGCAGTGTTCTTGCGGACACATCTCACGGGGCGTGGCTCGGCCTTGCCGGACTTGGGACGTTCCTTGCGATCGTGTTGCACAAACCGCTCGACGCGTTTGCCATTACGTCCGTGATGAGCAAACAAAAATGGTCCATCCACGCCCAGGATATTGCGAGCATCCTCTTTTCACTCGCCTGCCCAATCGGCGCGGCGGCCTTCTACGTCGGATTCGATTACTTAACCGAAGACCCCCGATTACTGGGCTGGGGCCTGACCGTTTCGGCTGGCTTTTTCATCGGAATCGCGCTGGCGGACATTCTTCCCGAAGTCGCCTTTCATGACCACGACCGTGGCAAGTTGACGGCAATGTTTTTGATCGGAATCGCAACAGCCGTCATCATCGAAAACCTTCCGGGACATGATCACGCCAGCCACGAATCGCCAAACGCGGCATTTGTTGCCCCCGAGGCGAGGTTTGATCCACAAACCGTCTCTAAATAA